One Halomarina litorea DNA segment encodes these proteins:
- a CDS encoding helix-turn-helix domain-containing protein, with amino-acid sequence MTHTHMDDVDRTDGVPMTAQERDALQTAVERGYFDVPRRITTVELAEEVGVTDQELSKLLRRATVKLAKHGHWEEQHSDTAEQERRC; translated from the coding sequence GTGACACACACACACATGGACGATGTCGACCGGACGGATGGGGTCCCGATGACCGCACAGGAGCGAGACGCGTTGCAGACCGCCGTCGAGCGCGGGTACTTCGACGTCCCCCGGCGTATCACCACCGTCGAACTCGCCGAAGAAGTCGGCGTCACGGACCAAGAACTCTCGAAACTGCTTCGCCGGGCGACGGTCAAACTGGCCAAGCATGGTCACTGGGAGGAACAACACTCGGACACCGCAGAGCAGGAACGACGCTGTTGA